The following are encoded together in the Parabacteroides chongii genome:
- a CDS encoding PAS domain-containing sensor histidine kinase, translated as MNSIFLMVTVETTLSLLLLLLVFVIILLLYRNQKLTRENNQYKSKLAGEQILDETVKERLFSIDILDNLPFPVFVKDINDDYKYLYWNKEAELRSGTRREEVLGHTDFDIYGAERGLKYRKVDEQLVRKGESYKAEEDYVTPDGVVHNTIVNKSIISHDKNRWLLIVRWDITQIKDYEKELIQAKEKLEDAADTQNLVLNSINFGLIYIDKEYKVQWESTSNLQGKAKGRRYTPGKICYETVMGKKEPCAQCALSEAIVKRQAVRHEFSDGETTFEISAIPVFDHSETNILGGLMKIEDISDKKRIEHLMYEVKKADEANRLKSAFLANMSHEIRTPLNAIVGFSNLLMESDDPEEKQEFAHIISTNNELLLQLINDIIDMAKIESGSLDYVYTQTDINELMEEIESQMKLKNKSEEVTVLFDHKLPQCVIYTDRNRLMQVMINFLTNALKFTFKGTVTFGYTLDEAGKKIRFYVKDTGIGIPEDKKDKIFDRFVKLNSFAQGTGLGLPICAMIAEKFGGSIGVESKEGEGSLFWMEIPVQKTE; from the coding sequence ATGAATAGTATATTTTTGATGGTAACAGTAGAAACAACCCTATCACTTCTGCTTCTTCTGCTAGTATTTGTTATTATCCTTTTACTGTATAGAAATCAGAAATTAACCCGCGAAAACAATCAGTACAAAAGCAAGCTGGCTGGGGAGCAAATACTGGACGAAACTGTGAAAGAACGCCTTTTCAGCATCGATATCCTTGATAATCTTCCTTTTCCGGTATTTGTCAAAGACATCAATGACGATTATAAATATCTCTATTGGAATAAAGAAGCAGAATTGCGGTCCGGAACCCGGCGGGAAGAAGTTCTGGGACATACGGATTTTGATATTTATGGTGCAGAGAGAGGTTTGAAATATCGTAAAGTCGATGAGCAGTTAGTCAGGAAAGGTGAAAGCTACAAAGCTGAAGAAGACTATGTAACTCCTGACGGTGTCGTGCATAATACGATTGTAAATAAATCTATCATCTCCCACGACAAGAACAGATGGCTTCTGATCGTCCGCTGGGATATTACCCAGATAAAGGATTATGAAAAAGAATTGATCCAGGCTAAAGAAAAACTGGAAGATGCTGCCGATACACAAAACCTGGTATTGAACAGTATAAACTTTGGGTTGATCTATATTGATAAAGAATATAAGGTACAATGGGAATCTACGTCCAATCTACAGGGAAAAGCAAAAGGACGTCGCTATACACCGGGAAAAATCTGCTACGAAACGGTTATGGGCAAAAAAGAACCCTGCGCTCAATGTGCGCTTAGTGAGGCAATCGTAAAAAGGCAGGCTGTTCGTCATGAGTTTTCGGATGGTGAAACCACATTCGAGATCAGTGCGATACCGGTCTTCGACCATTCGGAAACGAACATTCTTGGCGGGTTGATGAAGATTGAAGATATTTCAGACAAGAAGAGAATAGAACATCTGATGTACGAGGTGAAGAAGGCGGACGAAGCGAATCGTTTGAAATCAGCGTTCCTGGCCAATATGAGTCATGAGATACGTACACCGCTGAATGCAATAGTCGGTTTTTCCAATCTACTCATGGAGTCGGATGATCCGGAAGAAAAGCAGGAATTTGCACATATCATATCTACCAATAATGAGCTTCTGCTCCAATTGATAAACGACATTATAGATATGGCAAAGATCGAGTCCGGCTCTTTGGATTATGTATATACGCAGACTGACATAAATGAGCTGATGGAAGAAATCGAAAGCCAGATGAAGCTGAAGAATAAGTCGGAGGAGGTCACTGTTTTGTTTGATCATAAACTTCCTCAATGCGTAATTTATACGGATCGTAACCGTTTGATGCAGGTCATGATCAATTTTCTTACGAATGCGTTGAAGTTTACCTTTAAAGGAACTGTCACCTTCGGATATACATTGGATGAAGCCGGCAAAAAGATTCGTTTTTATGTGAAAGATACCGGTATAGGCATACCGGAAGATAAAAAAGATAAGATTTTCGACCGCTTCGTTAAGTTAAATTCATTCGCACAAGGCACAGGTCTGGGACTTCCTATCTGTGCTATGATAGCCGAGAAGTTCGGAGGAAGTATCGGCGTCGAATCAAAGGAAGGCGAAGGTTCCCTGTTCTGGATGGAAATTCCGGTGCAAAAAACTGAATAA
- a CDS encoding BamA/TamA family outer membrane protein — MSKHLIVFTGIFLSVSFLSGKAQNTELSDAIHKDTVFVDGQQLNEKQLKRYYRQLRKDSIRAHKKIWWSVLGGPSYTPEASLGVGGAVLASFRMNKNDTLSQRSFLPAGINLSINGTVVVAGAGTFFFNQNKFRIYASYGYRNEPAHYYGKGYETIEHVDRSDSTTRYHRSYFQLYPRFVWEVRPHFYLGGLFDINFTNASDINPVMEKDPYFNLFKRKYLNVGIGGLIQYDTRDDVATPTHGVLLSGNIKAFGKYLGGAYNYEILELEYRHFVNVFRPRSTLAWIAKSQIGMGDVPYSELPSFGSPFDLRGYYWGKYRDKSMAYGIMEYRHMFGSPAKYKSGNFWAKCGFVAWMGTGTIGNTPFDWNKWKLNFGAGLRVQMQPGKNFRLDIGKEPGLDGVQVYMNMTEAF, encoded by the coding sequence ATGTCCAAACATTTAATCGTTTTCACAGGTATATTCCTATCTGTCTCTTTTTTATCAGGAAAAGCTCAAAACACAGAGCTATCCGATGCGATCCATAAAGATACTGTTTTTGTAGACGGACAGCAATTGAACGAAAAGCAACTTAAACGCTACTATCGGCAGTTACGAAAAGATTCCATCAGAGCGCATAAAAAAATATGGTGGTCAGTCCTCGGAGGACCGTCTTATACACCTGAAGCATCTTTGGGCGTGGGAGGAGCTGTACTGGCCAGTTTCAGAATGAATAAGAACGATACTCTTTCGCAACGTTCTTTCCTTCCGGCAGGTATCAACCTTTCAATCAATGGCACAGTCGTCGTTGCCGGAGCCGGAACGTTCTTCTTCAATCAAAATAAGTTCCGCATTTATGCCAGCTACGGATACAGGAACGAGCCGGCACATTATTATGGTAAAGGCTACGAAACTATCGAGCATGTGGACAGAAGTGATTCCACCACCCGTTACCATCGAAGTTATTTCCAGCTCTATCCCCGTTTTGTCTGGGAAGTTCGCCCCCACTTTTACCTGGGAGGGTTGTTCGATATAAATTTTACGAATGCCTCAGATATTAATCCGGTAATGGAAAAAGATCCCTATTTCAATCTGTTCAAACGGAAATATCTGAATGTCGGTATCGGCGGACTGATCCAATACGACACCCGTGATGATGTAGCCACACCGACCCATGGTGTATTGCTTAGTGGTAATATAAAAGCTTTTGGCAAGTATCTCGGCGGGGCTTACAATTATGAGATACTGGAACTTGAATACCGTCACTTTGTCAATGTGTTTCGTCCCAGAAGCACATTGGCATGGATCGCCAAGAGTCAGATCGGTATGGGAGATGTCCCCTACTCCGAGTTACCCTCTTTTGGTTCGCCTTTCGACCTGCGCGGATATTATTGGGGAAAATACAGAGATAAATCTATGGCGTATGGGATTATGGAGTACCGCCATATGTTCGGTTCACCGGCAAAATACAAAAGCGGGAACTTTTGGGCTAAATGTGGTTTTGTTGCTTGGATGGGAACAGGAACGATCGGCAATACTCCTTTTGACTGGAATAAATGGAAACTGAATTTCGGTGCCGGACTGCGCGTACAAATGCAACCGGGGAAAAACTTCCGACTGGATATAGGTAAGGAACCGGGACTGGATGGAGTGCAGGTTTATATGAACATGACAGAAGCTTTTTAG
- a CDS encoding DUF5686 and carboxypeptidase-like regulatory domain-containing protein, with amino-acid sequence MGKKIVFILTFVLIAIASKGQNTIINGIVTDSITGETLPYVSVILKGTTIGATTDDDGKFALTTSSNAKTLSISYLGYEEKEFKVAVGKKNYFKVALAPSSYAISEVIVKPKKEKYSKKENPAVAFVKHVIDSRESNDPRNHDYFSYSQYEKMVFAMNDYQPKPKKENGKASKFDFLIDYIDTLDIGKTILPVSEKEKVEGVFYRKDPKVEKRVVLGAKSAGVDEVFSRDGMQQFLGEVFREVDIFKNDIPLFLQRFVSPLSSMGPNFYKYYLLDTLEVNGQQCVDLGFVPFVSEGFGFTGHLFVTLDSTYFVKKAILNVPKNINLNFVSGMTIEQTFEKTEDGTRIITKDDINVDFKLTEKSKGMYARRLNIYSNHSFLPPKDDGIFKESAPVITLQDAYKQTEDFWDLNRPEEAGKRKQNTVEKLMAKLRSVPIFYVTEKVVTILTSGYIGTSTDPAKNKFEIGPANTFISGNAIEGARFRVGGTTTTAFSKRLFLEGYAAYGTTDRKIKYDGLIEYSFNDKKEYRKEFPVNSIRFEYLYDINQLGQQYMYTNKDNIFLAWKRQRDTRATYLRNAELTYYREHYNGIAYGVVLRNKKEYSTDYAVFDRIEADGSISPIKSYSMTEMEFKFRYAPNEKFYQTRNYRYPITFDAPVITLNHITARKGVLGADYTYNRTDVGIQKRFWFSAFGYIDIIGKAGKVWDKVPYPLLILPNANLSYTIQPESYTNMNAMEFISDEYASWDVTYFMNGLVLNRLPLIKKLKWREVLSFRGMWGNLTDKNNPYYGGKDLYLFPEGSYTLGNTPYMEAGVGIENIFKFLRLDYVWRLTYRDHPGIQTKGIRFMMKLSF; translated from the coding sequence ATGGGGAAAAAGATTGTTTTTATTCTGACATTTGTTTTGATAGCAATCGCATCAAAGGGTCAGAACACTATAATAAACGGAATTGTAACGGACTCTATCACGGGAGAAACGTTACCATATGTTTCAGTCATACTGAAGGGTACAACCATTGGGGCAACAACAGACGATGATGGTAAGTTTGCATTAACAACATCATCTAATGCCAAAACTTTATCCATATCCTATCTGGGATACGAAGAGAAAGAGTTTAAAGTCGCTGTAGGAAAGAAGAACTACTTTAAAGTAGCTTTAGCTCCTTCCAGTTACGCTATTTCAGAAGTCATAGTCAAGCCTAAAAAAGAAAAATACAGTAAGAAAGAGAATCCGGCCGTTGCTTTCGTGAAGCATGTGATCGATTCACGTGAGAGTAATGATCCTCGCAATCACGATTACTTCAGTTACAGTCAATACGAGAAGATGGTTTTCGCTATGAACGATTATCAACCGAAGCCCAAGAAAGAAAATGGTAAAGCCAGCAAATTCGACTTCCTGATCGACTATATCGACACACTGGATATCGGAAAAACTATCTTGCCGGTGTCCGAGAAAGAAAAGGTCGAAGGTGTTTTCTACCGTAAAGACCCGAAAGTAGAGAAAAGAGTCGTGCTAGGAGCTAAGTCGGCCGGTGTAGATGAAGTATTTTCACGTGATGGTATGCAGCAGTTCCTGGGCGAAGTGTTCCGTGAAGTAGATATCTTCAAAAACGATATTCCTCTCTTCCTGCAACGTTTTGTAAGTCCGCTGTCCAGCATGGGACCGAATTTCTATAAGTATTACTTGCTCGATACGCTGGAAGTAAACGGGCAGCAATGTGTGGACCTGGGATTCGTTCCTTTCGTATCCGAAGGCTTTGGTTTTACGGGACACTTGTTTGTGACGCTCGATTCTACCTATTTCGTAAAGAAAGCGATTCTGAATGTTCCCAAAAACATCAACCTGAACTTTGTCAGTGGAATGACAATCGAACAGACCTTTGAAAAGACAGAAGACGGAACACGTATTATTACTAAAGACGATATAAATGTAGACTTCAAACTGACCGAGAAGTCGAAAGGCATGTATGCACGAAGGCTCAACATTTACAGCAATCACTCTTTCCTTCCTCCTAAGGATGACGGCATATTCAAAGAAAGTGCTCCTGTCATCACCTTGCAGGATGCTTATAAGCAGACGGAAGATTTCTGGGATCTGAACCGCCCCGAGGAAGCCGGAAAACGAAAACAGAATACGGTTGAGAAACTAATGGCGAAACTACGTTCGGTTCCTATTTTTTATGTGACAGAAAAGGTCGTAACTATCCTGACTTCCGGCTACATAGGAACAAGTACCGATCCTGCTAAAAACAAGTTCGAGATCGGTCCGGCCAATACATTCATCAGTGGCAATGCCATTGAAGGAGCCCGTTTCCGTGTCGGAGGTACGACTACAACGGCGTTCAGCAAACGATTGTTCCTGGAAGGATATGCCGCTTATGGTACTACGGACCGAAAAATCAAATATGACGGCTTGATAGAATATTCTTTTAACGATAAGAAAGAATACCGTAAAGAGTTTCCTGTCAATTCCATTCGCTTCGAATATTTGTATGATATCAACCAGCTGGGACAGCAGTATATGTATACCAACAAGGATAATATCTTCCTGGCCTGGAAACGTCAGAGAGATACGCGTGCTACTTATTTGAGAAATGCCGAACTGACTTACTATCGCGAGCATTACAACGGAATCGCTTACGGAGTGGTTCTTCGTAATAAGAAAGAATACTCGACAGATTATGCCGTTTTCGACAGAATAGAAGCTGATGGCAGCATATCTCCGATTAAATCTTATTCGATGACGGAAATGGAATTTAAATTCCGTTATGCCCCGAACGAGAAATTCTATCAGACCCGTAACTACCGTTATCCGATCACTTTCGATGCTCCGGTAATCACGTTGAACCATATTACTGCACGGAAAGGCGTCTTAGGTGCCGATTATACCTATAACCGTACGGACGTGGGTATCCAGAAACGTTTCTGGTTCTCGGCTTTCGGATACATCGATATTATCGGTAAAGCCGGTAAAGTATGGGACAAGGTTCCTTATCCGTTATTGATATTGCCCAACGCAAACTTATCATATACGATTCAGCCGGAATCCTATACTAATATGAACGCGATGGAGTTCATCAGCGATGAATATGCATCCTGGGATGTTACTTACTTCATGAACGGACTTGTCCTGAACCGCCTGCCGTTGATTAAGAAACTGAAATGGAGAGAAGTGCTTTCGTTCCGTGGTATGTGGGGAAACCTGACGGATAAGAATAATCCTTATTACGGAGGCAAAGACCTGTATCTGTTCCCGGAAGGTTCCTACACTTTAGGAAATACACCGTATATGGAAGCCGGTGTCGGTATCGAAAATATCTTTAAGTTCCTGCGTCTCGATTATGTATGGCGTTTGACTTATCGCGATCATCCGGGCATCCAAACGAAAGGTATACGCTTTATGATGAAGTTGTCATTCTAG
- a CDS encoding AAA family ATPase has translation MLNSKGLYVITGGPGTGKTSLIEALERDGLKTIKEVARDIIKEQQQQGGEALPWKNTGLYTKIMLERSVDSYLTHAKEEGPMFFDRGIPDTLAYARLIELDDREYVELAVDKYRYSEQVFILPPWESIYHTDKERKQSFDEAVDTYYVMKDVYEKAGYTLIEVPELSVKARKDFIIDCINSV, from the coding sequence ATGTTGAATAGCAAAGGCTTATATGTTATCACCGGAGGGCCTGGAACAGGTAAAACATCGCTAATAGAAGCACTTGAAAGAGATGGATTAAAAACGATTAAAGAGGTTGCACGAGACATAATCAAAGAACAACAACAGCAGGGAGGAGAGGCCCTGCCCTGGAAAAATACAGGGCTGTATACGAAGATAATGCTGGAACGATCAGTCGATTCGTATCTTACCCATGCAAAGGAAGAAGGTCCTATGTTCTTTGACAGGGGAATACCCGACACATTGGCTTATGCACGGCTGATAGAGTTGGACGACCGGGAGTATGTAGAACTGGCCGTTGATAAATATAGGTATAGTGAACAGGTATTCATACTTCCTCCATGGGAAAGTATATACCACACGGATAAAGAACGTAAACAATCATTTGATGAAGCGGTAGATACGTATTATGTAATGAAAGATGTTTATGAGAAGGCTGGATATACATTGATCGAAGTTCCGGAACTTTCTGTAAAGGCAAGAAAGGACTTTATTATCGATTGTATAAATTCAGTCTAA